The Pseudomonas sp. R4-35-07 genome contains a region encoding:
- a CDS encoding N-acetyltransferase produces METRLVPYQALSAVQKQQLDGLEVNPEQLAYSGDIYCALNSLLVNPNPDAIKGFALLADERPVAFLLLKRPPCLPHWADEHSATLHALQVDRHQQGRGFGKACLQALPEVALQAWPQIKALELSVDADNEAAMGLYLAAGWVDSGEAYRGKIGYERRLRWVFSTAGVDSAKM; encoded by the coding sequence ATGGAAACCCGCCTCGTCCCCTATCAGGCGCTGAGTGCTGTACAAAAACAGCAGCTCGACGGACTGGAAGTCAATCCAGAACAACTGGCGTATTCCGGTGATATCTATTGCGCGCTGAACAGCCTGCTGGTCAATCCCAACCCCGACGCTATCAAAGGCTTCGCCCTGCTCGCCGACGAGCGGCCGGTAGCCTTCCTGCTCCTCAAACGCCCACCTTGCCTGCCCCACTGGGCCGACGAACACAGTGCGACGCTGCATGCGTTGCAGGTCGATCGGCATCAGCAGGGTCGTGGGTTTGGCAAGGCCTGTTTGCAGGCGCTGCCGGAGGTGGCGCTACAGGCGTGGCCGCAGATCAAGGCACTGGAATTGTCGGTGGATGCGGACAATGAAGCGGCGATGGGGTTGTATCTGGCAGCCGGTTGGGTGGATAGCGGTGAGGCTTACAGGGGAAAGATTGGGTATGAGCGCAGGTTGAGATGGGTGTTTAGTACGGCTGGTGTTGACAGCGCTAAAATGTAA
- a CDS encoding helix-turn-helix domain-containing protein, whose translation MDTSVITQRLGVQLRTMRLNRGYKQVDLAKLAGITRQKLIEIEKGSLSVSMNAYARVVAALGSEFKLVPVTLPTLEELEDLFNE comes from the coding sequence ATGGACACTTCTGTAATTACTCAACGACTCGGCGTCCAGCTGCGCACCATGCGCTTGAATCGCGGATATAAGCAGGTGGATCTGGCGAAGTTGGCCGGAATTACCCGGCAAAAACTGATCGAAATCGAAAAAGGCAGCCTCTCGGTCTCGATGAATGCCTATGCTCGGGTGGTCGCCGCCTTGGGCAGCGAATTCAAATTGGTGCCTGTGACCTTGCCGACCCTGGAGGAACTGGAGGACTTGTTCAATGAATAG
- a CDS encoding type II toxin-antitoxin system HipA family toxin → MNSSTLRVHTPQGGSGSVLVGAQDYLFRYSDNAKADSAISLSMPVRAEEYRRRDLHPIFQMNLPEGYVLEQLRNRLAKTVKVDPMLLLALSGSSAPIGRVFVSSEQVNELIHRNSPHTTGENLDEILAWDGAEDLFVELVDRYILRAGISGVQPKVLVPEKPQTPEQKFTSKTDDLIIKSGRDEFPGLAINEYLCMSIARDAGLPVPPFYLSRNHKLFIMRRFDRDAQLNPLGFEDMTALMGLSAEQKYTKSYAAIAKAVRVFCAPAHQRSSLDQLFDSVALSCIVGNGDAHLKNFGVLYSNPVKSDMRLAPAYDIVNTTAYIPEDSLALDLGGNKSLFASRLGILEFARTCEVEHPEERIQALLQTLEMVLKREDDYCRLAPEVASAIRQSAQGYQNSFGG, encoded by the coding sequence ATGAATAGCTCCACGCTACGCGTTCATACGCCTCAAGGGGGCAGCGGCAGCGTGCTGGTCGGTGCTCAAGACTATTTGTTCCGGTATAGCGATAACGCAAAAGCCGACAGCGCAATCAGCCTGTCGATGCCCGTCCGCGCGGAAGAATACCGTCGCCGGGACCTGCACCCTATCTTTCAGATGAATTTGCCCGAAGGCTACGTGCTGGAGCAACTGCGCAATCGCCTCGCCAAAACGGTGAAGGTCGACCCGATGTTGCTCTTGGCGCTCTCGGGAAGCAGCGCGCCAATCGGTCGGGTTTTCGTATCTTCTGAACAGGTGAACGAGCTGATCCATCGCAACAGCCCCCACACAACCGGAGAAAACCTCGACGAAATTCTTGCGTGGGACGGCGCGGAAGATCTGTTCGTCGAGCTGGTGGATCGCTACATCCTGCGAGCAGGTATTTCCGGTGTGCAACCCAAAGTATTGGTGCCGGAAAAACCACAAACGCCCGAACAGAAATTCACCTCGAAAACCGACGATCTGATTATTAAAAGCGGGCGCGACGAGTTTCCGGGGTTGGCCATCAATGAATACCTGTGCATGTCCATTGCCCGAGACGCGGGCCTGCCCGTACCGCCGTTTTATCTGTCCCGCAACCATAAGCTGTTCATCATGCGGCGCTTCGATCGGGACGCACAGCTCAACCCACTGGGCTTCGAAGACATGACCGCGCTGATGGGCCTGTCCGCCGAGCAAAAGTACACCAAGAGTTACGCCGCCATAGCCAAGGCTGTACGCGTGTTCTGCGCCCCGGCGCATCAACGCAGTTCGCTGGACCAATTGTTCGATAGCGTAGCGCTGAGTTGCATCGTGGGTAATGGCGATGCCCATCTGAAGAATTTCGGCGTGCTCTATAGCAATCCGGTGAAATCAGATATGCGGTTGGCACCGGCCTACGACATCGTGAACACCACCGCTTACATCCCGGAAGACTCACTGGCATTGGACCTGGGCGGAAATAAATCGTTATTCGCCTCGCGCCTGGGCATCCTCGAATTTGCCAGGACCTGCGAAGTCGAACATCCCGAGGAGCGTATCCAGGCGCTGTTGCAGACCCTTGAAATGGTGCTCAAGCGCGAAGATGACTACTGCCGGTTGGCGCCTGAGGTGGCGAGCGCCATACGTCAATCCGCTCAAGGTTATCAAAATAGCTTCGGGGGCTGA
- a CDS encoding GyrI-like domain-containing protein, whose translation MDQQTKQPLEPRMEAGKAMVIAGVQGRYSKATVGDIPNLWELFDTCIKDIKKRVGGVTYGVCHNPKHGEFDYMAGVEVPTKGDVPSNFQFIEIAPLNYAVFTHYGPVRALEQTYERIMFEWLPHSGYKVMGADFERYSADFDGKKGTGTVEIWLPVGQKA comes from the coding sequence ATGGATCAGCAGACAAAACAACCGCTGGAGCCACGCATGGAAGCCGGCAAGGCCATGGTGATCGCCGGCGTTCAGGGGCGCTATTCGAAGGCTACCGTGGGCGATATCCCCAATCTGTGGGAGTTGTTCGACACGTGCATCAAGGACATCAAAAAGCGCGTCGGCGGCGTGACGTATGGTGTTTGCCATAACCCCAAGCACGGCGAATTCGACTACATGGCCGGTGTTGAAGTCCCGACCAAGGGCGATGTGCCGAGCAATTTCCAGTTCATCGAAATTGCGCCGCTCAATTACGCCGTGTTCACGCATTACGGGCCTGTGCGGGCGCTGGAACAGACGTACGAGCGCATCATGTTCGAATGGCTGCCGCATTCGGGCTACAAGGTGATGGGCGCGGATTTCGAGCGCTACAGTGCGGACTTTGACGGGAAAAAGGGCACCGGGACGGTGGAAATCTGGCTGCCGGTTGGACAGAAAGCCTGA
- the alaC gene encoding alanine transaminase — MADQGSPRRFARIDRLPPYVFNITAELKMAARRRGEDIIDLSMGNPDGATPPHIVEKMVTVAQREDTHGYSTSKGIPRLRRAISRWYKDRYEVDIDPESEAIVTIGSKEGLAHLMLATLDQGDTVLVPNPSYPIHIYGAVIAGAQVRSVPLVPGVDFFAELERAIRGSIPKPKMMILGFPSNPTAQCVELDFFERVIALAKQYDVLVVHDLAYADIVYDGWKAPSIMQVPGAKDIAVEFFTLSKSYNMAGWRIGFMVGNPELVNALARIKSYHDYGTFTPLQVAAIAALEGDQQCVKDIAEQYRQRRNVLVKGLHELGWMVENPKASMYVWAKIPEQYAAMGSLEFAKKLLLEAKVCVSPGIGFGEYGDDHVRFALIENQDRIRQAVRGIRGMFRADGLVAKPGV, encoded by the coding sequence ATGGCAGACCAAGGTTCGCCGCGCCGCTTTGCGCGCATAGATCGACTCCCCCCCTACGTGTTCAATATCACTGCCGAGCTGAAGATGGCTGCGCGTCGGCGCGGCGAAGACATCATCGACTTGAGCATGGGTAACCCCGACGGCGCCACGCCCCCGCACATCGTGGAGAAAATGGTCACCGTCGCCCAGCGTGAAGACACCCACGGCTACTCGACGTCCAAAGGCATTCCGCGCCTGCGCCGGGCGATTTCGCGTTGGTACAAAGATCGTTATGAGGTGGACATCGACCCCGAGTCGGAAGCCATCGTCACCATCGGCTCCAAAGAAGGCCTGGCGCACTTGATGCTGGCCACCCTGGACCAGGGCGATACCGTGCTGGTGCCCAACCCCAGCTACCCGATTCACATCTACGGCGCCGTGATTGCCGGCGCCCAAGTACGCTCGGTGCCGCTGGTGCCCGGCGTGGACTTCTTCGCTGAGCTTGAGCGGGCGATTCGCGGCTCGATCCCCAAGCCGAAAATGATGATCCTCGGCTTCCCGTCCAACCCCACCGCGCAGTGCGTGGAGCTGGATTTCTTCGAGCGCGTGATCGCCCTGGCCAAGCAATACGACGTGCTGGTGGTGCATGACCTGGCCTACGCCGACATCGTCTACGACGGCTGGAAAGCCCCGTCGATCATGCAAGTGCCCGGCGCCAAGGACATCGCGGTGGAGTTTTTCACCCTGTCCAAGAGCTACAACATGGCCGGCTGGCGTATCGGCTTCATGGTGGGCAACCCGGAACTGGTCAACGCCCTGGCGCGGATCAAGAGCTACCACGACTACGGCACCTTCACCCCGCTGCAAGTCGCCGCGATTGCGGCGCTGGAAGGCGATCAGCAGTGTGTGAAAGACATTGCCGAGCAGTATCGTCAGCGCCGTAACGTGCTGGTAAAGGGTCTGCATGAGCTGGGCTGGATGGTGGAAAATCCGAAGGCGTCGATGTATGTCTGGGCCAAGATTCCCGAGCAGTATGCCGCCATGGGCTCGCTGGAGTTTGCCAAGAAACTGCTGCTGGAGGCGAAGGTGTGTGTATCGCCGGGGATTGGCTTTGGTGAGTATGGTGACGATCACGTGCGCTTCGCGCTGATCGAGAACCAGGACCGGATTCGCCAGGCGGTGCGGGGGATTCGCGGGATGTTCCGGGCGGACGGGCTGGTAGCAAAACCCGGCGTCTGA
- a CDS encoding GntP family permease — MFGMSHESYLLLDAVVTIIGLIVLITKFKVHPFIALIIAAGFLGLTSGMPVDKIIKAFQDGFGGVLGFVGIILALGTMLGKMMAESGGADQIAQTLIRAFGKDKVQWAMMFAAFLVGIPLFFEIGFVLLIPLVFIVARRTGVSLIKIGIPLLAGLSAVHGLVPPHPGPLLAIGVFGADIGKTILYGLIVALPTAIIAGPIFGTFIAKYIPGNPSQELVDQLARETDNKSLPSFGITLVTVLLPVFLMLLKTFADIAFAEGNVVRNWMDMIGHPITALLLALLLSLYTFGHRQGIHSKQILKLLDASLAPTAAIILIIGAGGGFKQMLVTSGVGDVIGHMAVNAQINPILLAWLVAAVIRVATGSATVATITGAGIVVPVVGMIPGVNRELLVLATGAGSLILSHVNDAGFWLVKQYFNMTVAETFKTWTAMETILSVVALIFIMLLSLVV, encoded by the coding sequence ATGTTTGGCATGTCCCACGAGTCATACCTGCTGCTAGACGCAGTAGTCACTATCATCGGGTTGATCGTTCTGATCACCAAGTTCAAGGTGCACCCGTTCATTGCACTGATCATCGCGGCCGGTTTCCTCGGCCTGACCTCGGGCATGCCCGTGGACAAGATCATCAAGGCGTTCCAGGACGGTTTCGGCGGGGTGCTCGGCTTTGTCGGCATCATCCTCGCGCTGGGTACCATGCTCGGCAAGATGATGGCCGAATCCGGCGGCGCCGATCAGATCGCCCAGACGTTGATCCGCGCCTTCGGCAAGGACAAGGTCCAGTGGGCCATGATGTTCGCCGCGTTCCTGGTGGGCATCCCGCTGTTCTTCGAGATCGGCTTTGTGCTGCTGATCCCGCTGGTGTTTATCGTTGCGCGCCGCACCGGTGTGTCGCTGATCAAGATCGGTATTCCGCTGCTCGCCGGCCTCTCGGCAGTGCACGGCCTGGTGCCGCCGCACCCGGGCCCGCTGCTGGCCATCGGCGTGTTTGGCGCGGATATCGGCAAGACCATCCTGTATGGCCTGATCGTCGCACTGCCCACCGCCATTATCGCCGGCCCGATCTTCGGTACGTTCATCGCCAAGTACATTCCGGGCAACCCGTCCCAGGAACTGGTGGATCAACTGGCCCGCGAGACCGATAACAAATCGCTGCCAAGCTTCGGCATCACCCTGGTCACCGTGCTGCTGCCGGTGTTTTTGATGCTGCTCAAGACCTTCGCCGACATCGCGTTTGCCGAAGGCAACGTAGTGCGCAACTGGATGGACATGATCGGTCACCCGATCACCGCGCTGTTGCTGGCGTTGCTGCTGTCGCTGTACACCTTCGGCCATCGCCAGGGCATCCATTCCAAGCAGATCCTCAAACTGCTCGACGCCAGCCTTGCGCCGACCGCCGCGATCATCCTGATCATCGGTGCCGGTGGCGGTTTCAAGCAGATGCTGGTGACCAGCGGCGTGGGCGACGTGATCGGCCACATGGCGGTGAATGCGCAGATCAACCCGATCCTGCTGGCGTGGCTGGTGGCGGCGGTGATTCGTGTGGCAACCGGTTCGGCCACCGTGGCGACCATTACCGGCGCGGGCATCGTGGTGCCGGTGGTGGGCATGATCCCAGGGGTTAACCGCGAGCTGCTGGTGCTGGCGACGGGGGCGGGCTCGTTGATCCTGTCGCACGTTAACGACGCGGGGTTCTGGTTGGTGAAGCAGTACTTCAACATGACCGTGGCCGAGACATTCAAGACCTGGACGGCGATGGAGACCATTCTGTCGGTGGTGGCACTGATCTTCATCATGCTGCTGTCGTTGGTGGTGTAA
- a CDS encoding gluconokinase → MSQPVTALVIMGVAGCGKTSVSEALCRLNGATAIEGDSFHPAANIEKMSAGHPLNDDDRAGWLDILCDELRRSLKAGEHPVLTCSALKRKYRDHLREAAPGLGFVFLELTREVAADRVSHRPGHFMPASLIDSQFATLESPKGEPLTLALNASEDSVEELAEQTNAWWLKHGFEPNH, encoded by the coding sequence ATGAGTCAACCTGTTACTGCCCTGGTCATCATGGGTGTTGCCGGCTGTGGCAAAACCAGCGTTAGCGAGGCCCTGTGCCGTCTGAACGGCGCCACCGCCATTGAAGGCGACAGCTTTCACCCCGCCGCGAACATCGAAAAGATGAGCGCCGGCCACCCCCTCAACGACGACGACCGCGCCGGCTGGCTCGACATCCTCTGCGATGAACTGCGCCGTTCGCTCAAGGCCGGGGAGCATCCGGTGCTGACCTGTTCTGCGCTGAAAAGGAAATACCGCGATCACCTGCGCGAAGCCGCGCCGGGCCTGGGCTTTGTGTTCCTGGAGCTGACCCGTGAAGTGGCCGCCGACCGCGTGTCCCATCGCCCGGGCCATTTCATGCCGGCCAGCCTGATCGACAGCCAGTTCGCCACTCTTGAATCGCCCAAGGGCGAGCCGCTGACCCTGGCCCTCAACGCCAGCGAAGACAGCGTCGAGGAGCTGGCCGAGCAGACCAACGCCTGGTGGCTCAAGCACGGCTTTGAACCTAATCACTAA
- a CDS encoding LacI family DNA-binding transcriptional regulator, with product MMTSKNDKNTRTTGRPTLNEVARLAGVSPITASRALRGISTVAAELVEKVQQAAAELNYVVNPAARALASAQSHSVVVLVPSLSNLLFIETLEAIHQVLRPKGFEVLIGNFHYSRDEEENLLRNYMAYQPRGLLLTGFDRTESARRMVEASNVPCVYMMDLDPNAGVNCVGFSQLAAGETAAAHLLSRGYKRLAYIGAQLDQRTLLRGEGFRRALQNAGLYDPALELLTPRPSSVGLGGELFLQLLAAHPDVDAIFFGNDDLAQGALLEAMRHGINVPQRVAVLGFNDLPASSFMVPRLSSISTPREAIGRRAAEHLLMIMAGNKIAKPVVDMGFELQVREST from the coding sequence CTGATGACCTCCAAGAACGATAAAAATACCCGTACCACCGGTCGCCCCACATTGAATGAAGTTGCCCGTCTGGCCGGCGTCAGCCCGATCACCGCCTCCCGCGCCCTGCGCGGTATCAGCACCGTCGCCGCCGAACTGGTGGAAAAAGTCCAGCAAGCCGCCGCCGAACTCAACTACGTGGTCAACCCCGCTGCCCGTGCGCTGGCGTCGGCCCAGAGCCATTCGGTAGTGGTGCTGGTGCCGTCCTTGTCCAACCTGCTGTTTATCGAAACATTGGAAGCCATTCACCAGGTGCTGCGGCCCAAGGGTTTTGAAGTACTGATCGGTAACTTCCACTATTCGCGTGACGAAGAAGAAAACCTGCTGCGCAACTACATGGCCTACCAGCCTCGAGGTCTGCTGCTGACCGGCTTCGACCGCACCGAAAGCGCGCGACGGATGGTCGAGGCCAGCAACGTGCCCTGCGTATATATGATGGACCTGGACCCGAATGCCGGCGTGAACTGCGTAGGCTTCTCGCAGTTGGCCGCCGGGGAAACGGCAGCGGCGCATCTGCTCTCCCGTGGGTACAAACGCTTGGCTTACATCGGCGCGCAACTGGATCAACGCACGTTGCTGCGTGGCGAAGGTTTCCGCCGAGCACTGCAAAACGCCGGCCTGTACGACCCGGCGCTGGAATTGCTGACCCCGCGCCCTTCGTCGGTCGGCCTGGGTGGCGAACTGTTTTTACAGCTGCTGGCGGCTCATCCCGATGTGGATGCGATCTTCTTCGGCAACGACGACCTGGCCCAAGGTGCACTGTTGGAAGCCATGCGCCATGGCATCAACGTGCCGCAACGCGTCGCGGTGCTGGGTTTTAACGACCTGCCCGCATCCTCCTTCATGGTGCCGCGCCTGAGCAGCATCAGCACGCCCCGCGAAGCCATCGGCCGGCGTGCGGCGGAGCACTTGCTGATGATCATGGCGGGTAACAAGATCGCCAAGCCGGTGGTGGATATGGGGTTTGAGTTGCAGGTGCGGGAGAGTACGTGA